In Bactrocera oleae isolate idBacOlea1 chromosome 5, idBacOlea1, whole genome shotgun sequence, a genomic segment contains:
- the AP-1-2beta gene encoding AP-1 complex subunit beta-1 yields the protein MTDSKYFTTTKKGEIFELKSELNNDKKEKKKEAVKKVIASMTVGKDVSALFPDVVNCMQTDNLELKKLVYLYLMNYAKSQPDMAIMAVNTFVKDCEDSNPLIRALAVRTMGCIRVDKITEYLCEPLRKCLKDEDPYVRKTAAVCVAKLYDISSSMVEDQGFLDQLKDLLSDSNPMVVANAVAALSEINEASQSGQPLVEMNSVTINKLLTALNECTEWGQVFILDSLANYSPKDEREAQSICERITPRLAHANAAVVLSAVKVLMKLLEMLSNDSDFCATLTKKLAPPLVTLLSSEPEVQYVALRNINLIVQKRPDILKHEMKVFFVKYNDPIYVKLEKLDIMIRLANQTNIAQVLSELKEYATEVDVDFVRKAVRAIGRCAIKVEPSAERCVSTLLDLIQTKVNYVVQEAIVVIKDIFRKYPNKYESIISTLCENLDTLDEPEARASMVWIIGEYAERIDNADELLDSFLEGFQDENAQVQLQLLTAVVKLFLKRPSDTQELVQHVLSLATQDSDNPDLRDRGFIYWRLLSTDPAAAKEVVLADKPLISEETDLLEPTLLDELICHISSLASVYHKPPTAFVEGRGAGVRKSLPNRAPAAGSAEPEAGGEAMVIPNQESLIGDLLSMDINAPAMPAAAPTTSNVDLLGGGLDILLGGGPTEPAAGGATSLLGDIFGLSGASLTAGVQIPKIVWLPAEKGKGLEIQGSFSRRNGEIFMDMTLTNKAMQPMSGFAIQLNKNSFGLMPASPMQVAPLPPNQTTEATLPLGTHGPVQRMEPLNNLQIAVKNNIDIFYFACLVHGNVLFAEDGQLDKRVFLNTWKEIPAANEVQYSLSGVIGTTDGIASKMTTNNVFTIAKRNVEGQDMLYQSLKLTNNIWVLLELKLQPGNPDATLSLKSRSVEVAAMIFAAYEAIIRSP from the exons ATGACTGACTCCAAGTATTTTACCACTACTAAGAAGGGTGAAATCTTTGAACTCAAATCCGAGTTGAACAATGACAAGAAAGAAAAGAAGAAGGAAGCGGTGAAGAAA GTCATCGCCAGCATGACGGTGGGCAAGGATGTATCTGCGCTATTTCCCGACGTCGTCAATTGCATGCAAACAGATAATTTGGAGTTGAAGAAGTTAGTATACTTGTATTTGATGAACTACGCAAAATCGCAGCCAGATATGGCAATTATGGCGGTTAATACTTTTGTGAAG GATTGTGAGGATTCTAACCCGCTCATACGCGCATTGGCTGTGCGCACCATGGGTTGCATACGTGTCGATAAAATTACCGAATATTTATGCGAGCCACTACGCAAGTGCTTAAAAGATGAAGATCCTTACGTGCGCAAAACAGCTGCTGTATGTGTCGCCAAGCTTTATGATATCTCCTCCTCAATG GTTGAGGATCAAGGCTTCTTGGATCAGCTTAAGGATCTGCTCTCTGATTCAAACCCCATGGTTGTGGCTAACGCCGTTGCCGCACTAAGTGAAATCAATGAGGCCAGTCAGTCTGGCCAACCGTTGGTCGAAATGAACTCAGTaaccataaataaattactGACTGCGCTTAATGAGTGCACCGAATGGGGACAAGTATTTATACTGGACTCGCTGGCCAACTATAGTCCCAAAGATGAGCGTGAGGCTCAATCTATTTGCGAACGTATTACACCACGTTTGGCACACGCCAATGCAGCAGTGGTTTTGAGCGCTGTAAAAGTGCTAATGAAGCTGTTAGAAATGCTTTCAAATGATAGCGACTTCTGTGCAACGCTCACCAAGAAATTAGCGCCACCATTGGTAACGCTGCTCTCGTCAGAGCCTGAGGTGCAGTATGTGGCTTTACGTAACATTAATTTGATTGTGCAGAAACGCCCCGACATACTTAAGCACGAAATGAAAGTATTCTTCGTCAAGTACAACGATCCCATTTATGTTAAATTGGAAAAACTTGACATCATGATACGTTTGGCTAATCAAACCAACATTGCGCAAGTGCTAAGCGAGCTGAAGGAGTACGCCACAGAGGTGGATGTGGATTTCGTGCGTAAAGCAGTCCGTGCCATTGGACGTTGCGCCATTAAG gtTGAACCATCTGCTGAGCGCTGCGTTTCCACGCTACTCGATTTGATTCAAACCAAAGTCAACTACGTTGTACAAGAGGCAATTGTCGTCATCAAGGACATCTTCCGCAAGTACCCGAATAAATACGAGAGCATTATCAGCACATTGTGCGAAAATCTCGATACGCTCGATGAGCCTGAGGCACGTGCCTCTATGGTTTGGATCATTGGCGAATATGCCGAACGAATTGACAACGCCGACGAGCTGCTCGATAGTTTCTTGGAAGGCTTCCAAGACGAAAATGCGCAAGTGCAACTGCAACTGCTAACAGCCGTCGTCAAGCTGTTCTTGAAACGTCCTTCTGATACACAAGAGCTAGTGCAGCATGTGCTCTCATTGGCAACGCAAGACTCCGATAACCCCGACTTGCGCGATCGCGGTTTTATATACTGGCGCCTGCTGTCAACCGATCCAGCTGCGGCCAAAGAAGTTGTCTTGGCTGACAAACCGTTGATTTCGGAAGAAACTGATTTGCTCGAGCCTACACTATTGGACGAGCTAATCTGTCACATCAGCTCATTGGCTAGTGTATACCACAAACCGCCCACCGCCTTTGTTGAGGGACGCGGTGCTGGCGTGCGCAAGTCGCTGCCAAATCGTGCGCCAGCAGCCGGCAGTGCCGAGCCAGAGGCTGGTGGCGAAGCTATGGTCATACCGAATCAGGAGTCGCTGATTGGCGACTTGCTGTCTATGGACATTAATGCACCCGCCATGCCTGCGGCTGCGCCAACCACGAGCAATGTTGATTTGCTCGGCGGCGGTTTGGATATTTTG CTTGGCGGCGGTCCAACCGAACCCGCAGCTGGCGGCGCTACCAGCCTGCTCGGTGACATTTTTGGTCTGTCCGGCGCCTCACTCACTGCAGGCGTGCAAATACCGAAAATTGTTTGGCTACCCGCCGAAAAAGGCAAAGGTCTCGAAATACAGGGTTCATTCTCGCGTCGCAATGGTGAAATCTTTATGGACATGACACTAACCAACAAAGCTATGCAGCCAATGAGCGGTTTTGCCATACAATTGAACAAAAACAGCTTCGGTTTGATGCCCGCCTCACCCATGCAAGTGGCACCATTGCCACCAAACCAGACCACTGAAGCCACGCTGCCACTGGGCACACACGGACCGGTGCAACGCATGGAACCAttgaataatttacaaattgctGTCAAGAACAACATAGACATATTCTATTTTGCGTGCTTAGTGCATGGCAATGTGCTCTTTGCCGAGGATGGTCAGCTGGATAAACGTGTGTTCTTGAACACCTGGAAGGAGATACCCGCTGCCAATGAGGTGCAATACAGTCTAAGCGGCGTAATTGGCACCACCGATGGCATTGCCTCGAAAATGACCACCAACAATGTATTTACCATTGCCAAGCGCAACGTCGAGGGTCAGGACATGCTGTATCAATCGCTCAAATTAACCAACAACATTTGGGTACTGCTCGAACTGAAGCTACAGCCGGGCAATCCCGATGCTACGCTCAGTCTAAAGTCGCGTTCGGTGGAGGTGGCAGCGATGATATTCGCCGCCTACGAGGCCATCATACGCTCACCATAA